The DNA sequence CAACATCTACCCAAGCACCTCCACAAGCACTATCAAACTGGCCCTGGCTCACCTGCTCCCTGCAGGGACATCTGCATGGCATAGGCAATCTGCTCCTCCTCAGTCATGCTGCTCAGGTCGGGGAGGCCTGTGCGACCAAACTCCTGCTGGTTGATCGTCATCTTCAATAGGGCATCATCTGAGtctgggaaaaggaagagaagggcaaGGTAGAACTGGTGCCATTATTCCACATAGACCCAGGCCCAAGCCATTCCTTCCACAGATTCCTACTCTGCCAGGCTTCCCCACTCCACTGCAATGTCTACATCAGCTTTCAATGGTTAGCACTCTGCAATCCCAGGACTTCAGATTCCACCTCTTTCACCTTCAGTCCCAGTTGTAGCAAttccagcctcagctgcagaagctgCAGCGGCCCGCCGTGCCTCCTCCTCCTGCCGCTGTCGCTGCTCTTCCATAGAAACACGAAGAGCCTGGTGAAGGTCAAGGCAAGATCAGATGTTCCCCAGCCTCATTCCTATTGGAGGCTGGGGAAGTCACTGAGGGTGTGGGACAGAAATATAGAGTGGTAGCTTCTGGTTTATCACATGGGGAAGAAGCCGGAGGGGTAAGAAATGGTATGGGAAAAATGAAGGCCTTGGATGAAGCCTGGAGTTTGATCAAGAGAAGTAAACTAGCTTGAATTTGACACAGGTGCCCCTAGAAACCAAACAGAATTTTAAGGAAGGAGTGAATGGGGATCTTAGAAAATGAGTAAGAGTTTGGGGGTATTTGGAACTGTCCAGCTCTATCAGTACAGGAGAACAAAGGACCCCTCAGCTCTACCTGGGTAAACATTTGCTCACCAGGGCCAGCTCAGGATCAGCACTGGGATCCACTCCAAATTCAAAGTCACTGGCACCAAGACCCAGCATGGCACCACCTTCACCAGCCAGAATCGGAGAACTGATGAGGGCATCAGCCAAGCTGGGCCCTGGAGGCACTGTCACCAGATGAGAACCAGTTCCATCTTTGCCATTCAGTGTGTTCACGAAGGCTGTCAACTTCTCTGTGTTTACCTCCTGGGGAGGGGAGAACACATGGCAGACATGCTCCTTCACACCTTGCTCCTCACTCTCTGTAACTGCAGCTCTTACTGTAGCTACTCTCCCAGTGTTGGCCCTGCTTTGGGGAAGGACTGTCCTGCTGATAACCAAATCAAGCCAATGCCCCCAGTTCCAACTCACCTCTTCCCCAAAATTGATAATGTCAAcattcactttctctttcttgagGCGTTTAGCTAGTTTCACCAGCTGGGAAGGAGACAAAAAGTTAAGAAATCTATTCCATATCATGAGGAAAAAAGACTTGCCTCATAGAAGCATACAGAAACCGTGAAATCTGCATCTCTACTCCTCCCCCACGTGATGAGCCCAATGCCTCTGCAGGGCTGTCTTAGGTGCTACAGGACTTCATTCCTAAATGTAGGCTGTGCCAAATATGCTGTCACATGGACTCACATCCTTCTCATTGTCCTCCACGGGGCTTCCCACAAAGGCAATGATGCGCATCTTGTGATTCTTGCCCTGCCGGTGTTTCAGAGCCAGcttgaaaaggaagaggaagttcTCAGTCAACCATAGGAATTACCTAGTTCTTCCCTCTGTCactctattcctttttttctttacagattCCATGTACCTCAGATCACTACCATGCTCACACAAGACATAAACCCCTCCCTCTTGCTGTGCCTCTCTGTAGATAAAAAGGGAAGGTTAATTCTCAATTCTAGTATTTTTCCCTTTCATAATCCTAAGTGATCTTGGGACTCATCCCACCATATTCTTTATACTGCAATTTAGCTCCGTTTTagtttctctcttcccccttgtTCTGGCTCTAGATCAAGATTTCAGAGGGGAAATGATGTGGGAGGCAGAACCTCAGAGCAGGAGGGACAATCAAAGAGACCCAGTAGGACTCACATGGGCCACGCGGATGCCAGTGCAGAAGGTGATCTTGCCCTTGGGTTGGACAGTGTGGAGCTTGGAGAGGATGCGGCCAGTGTCAGGGGTGAGTGTGGTCAGCACTTCACAGTCACTGGGATGTGGGCAAAGGAACTTCAGTGAGTTCAGATCAGCGTAAGCACCTTTAACTGTCTGACCCGTCTTTTCTTTACAGACCTTGATAATAACCTCTATTCTTCAAAATCAAACTCCTAGAACTT is a window from the Castor canadensis chromosome 11, mCasCan1.hap1v2, whole genome shotgun sequence genome containing:
- the Psmd4 gene encoding 26S proteasome non-ATPase regulatory subunit 4 isoform X2, whose translation is MVLESTMVCVDNSEYMRNGDFLPTRLQAQQDAVNIVCHSKTRSNPENNVGLITLANDCEVLTTLTPDTGRILSKLHTVQPKGKITFCTGIRVAHLALKHRQGKNHKMRIIAFVGSPVEDNEKDLVKLAKRLKKEKVNVDIINFGEEEVNTEKLTAFVNTLNGKDGTGSHLVTVPPGPSLADALISSPILAGEGGAMLGLGASDFEFGVDPSADPELALALRVSMEEQRQRQEEEARRAAAASAAEAGIATTGTEDSDDALLKMTINQQEFGRTGLPDLSSMTEEEQIAYAMQMSLQGAEFGQAESADIDASSAMDTSEPAKEEDDYDVMQDPEFLQSVLENLPGVDPNNEAIRNAMGSLASQATKDGKKDKKEEEKK
- the Psmd4 gene encoding 26S proteasome non-ATPase regulatory subunit 4 isoform X1 → MVLESTMVCVDNSEYMRNGDFLPTRLQAQQDAVNIVCHSKTRSNPENNVGLITLANDCEVLTTLTPDTGRILSKLHTVQPKGKITFCTGIRVAHLALKHRQGKNHKMRIIAFVGSPVEDNEKDLVKLAKRLKKEKVNVDIINFGEEEVNTEKLTAFVNTLNGKDGTGSHLVTVPPGPSLADALISSPILAGEGGAMLGLGASDFEFGVDPSADPELALALRVSMEEQRQRQEEEARRAAAASAAEAGIATTGTEGERDSDDALLKMTINQQEFGRTGLPDLSSMTEEEQIAYAMQMSLQGAEFGQAESADIDASSAMDTSEPAKEEDDYDVMQDPEFLQSVLENLPGVDPNNEAIRNAMGSLASQATKDGKKDKKEEEKK